In the Diospyros lotus cultivar Yz01 chromosome 13, ASM1463336v1, whole genome shotgun sequence genome, aacccttttaccttattatatagaatttttttctttgagaATAGAATCAATATTTCAATATggtttcattcaatttttttattaataatattcttttctttattattaaatgaagtAGTAATAAACTTTATTAAATGAAGTAGtaataaactttaaattattaccGCAAATGAAAAACGGAGGCTGTactaaacattttcttaataataattgttaaaaaaaattatttcacaatAATCAAACCCACAGAAAAGGTAAATAATGGACAAACAAacatcaaacaaaaaataaaataaagttgtCCCCAATGGCACAACTAAGTGGCAAAGGAGGGGGTTATAAAGTCATGCTGGAGGTTGTCAGTGTAGGATCGATTTTTGGGAAGGCAAATTTGCATCTTTATGAGAGTGGTTATTGGTAAGTGCCAGTAGACGCAGCTTCAAACCCTGGTCACCCAGGCACATCTTTGATTTATCTCTCTCGTGATGATCCTGGGGCGAGTTCAGCGGGGGCGAGAGTAATAGTGCGtactctaaaaaaaataaagtaaaataaagtATTTGTAATCTGCTTTACTGTCGTCTCTCTCTTCTATCTATATAATTATGCATATATGTACAGTTAGGTCGTTTTTGTCTGAGTGCTGAGAGGCCTCAAATTTAGTCGCTAAGGATTCAACTAATACACATAAGCACTGGAGACACATAAAACacttagagaaagagagaagcaTCATACAATTCGCGGGGCGATGAAGGGGGTGGGTGAGTTCCTCCTAATCTTGGGGTTCTTTGAGGTGGCGGTTGTCTATTACTCAAGCTCGAAAGGGCTTTTCCAGCCAACTAGATAATAGAGCTGGAGGCCTTCCAAGCTGCAACCGACCCTTCATTCCCCCAGGCTGGCTGCTGCAACTCGTAATGGGGTGGGTGGATGGGTctataagagagagaaagagagaggcaggGAATGagggagtgagagagagaatgcaacaaaaaaagagagagagagagagtgagtgagtggGAAGACATTTAACTTAGTCAATGTCaacaattgatatatatttaaaatttatctcagTCATTGAAATGTCTTTTTCAtacatttgagacattttcaaaatagatATCTTGTATTTTGTgtcatttgaattaaaatagttataaatgaaacaaatataattatttaaatagtttttttatgtaataattttgtaaataatataagTATTAATAATTATGGTTATAAGGATAAAgtttaatttaaacttaatttttaatttgatgggttataacatttaatttattttataaattattttacaacgCTCTTTATTATGTGTTGACAGAGACAAAGTAAAAGTACGAAGATGGAAAAGAGAGGGCGGCGACATGCGGctctctttatttaaatttaatcgtATTGAGTGTTTAACAGAATCCGTGAGGAATCAACTCATGGAGATGGAgcaattaaacaaacaaatatgGAGCATGGAAGGCGTACCTGCAATGTCAAAAATGGGGTTCTTGAGACGCCCAAACGGTGTCGTATGTCTCTTGATTCGATGCGCGGTTTCTGTTTCTGTGTTGGTGGAGGGAGAAGCTGgcttgctttttctttttctttttctgtccatctctctctctctctctctcgctctctctttctttctttccttctctctgACAATTTCTGTATGTCTCCGGACGGGCCTATCTCTATTTTCAGTTGCTTCGAAGTGTTGTTCTTGGGTTTCTAGAAATTGTGGAAATGGCTTGACCCTGTCTTTCGGTTATTTGAAATCTAGGGCTTGATTTGGGGttcagaaagagagaggaaaatgagaagaatcGAGAGGAAAAGAACCCTTGATTTTTGGGTTTCCCTATTTTTTCTGCGTGAAAACATCATTCTTGCTCTTGGAAATGCGAAGACATAGGGTTCTTTTTGGGTGACGGAGTTGGAATTTGggtgaaaattcaaaataatcaGGAAGAACGCTTGATTGCCCCTTTATTTGTGCAAACGGGTTGTTCTCGTTCTTACGGCCAGAAAATTTAGGGTTTCTTTTGGGAGGGAAAAATGAAAAGGACGAAGCTTGAGTCGTTGGTGTCGGTGAGCCGACAAAGATCGATTCAGGTCCTGATTGGCCTATTGTTTCTGTATCTGTTGTTGATGAGCTTAGAAATCCCATTGGTGCTGAAAGCTGGGCTAGGGTTTGGATCGGGAGAGGACGAGCCAACTACGTATCTCAGGAGCCAGCCAATCAGGGAACAGTTGGCGCAAGGAGAAGCGCCAAATGTCGATTCGTTTAGGTTTCAGGCGAgacgctctcgctctcgctctcacCGGACGTCGGAGAACAGACATGTGTCCGGCTTGGTATTTGACGAAAGCGCGTACGTTAATGCCAGTGAAGATGAGTTCTCGGAGCTTCACAAGATGGCAAGGCACGCTTTCAACGTGGGCAAGAACCTCTGGAAGGAGATTTCATCGGGGAAACTCCGAAGTGAATTGGAAAGCAAGGCGGAGAATGTGTCTGACTCGTGCAAGCACTCGATTTCGATGTCGGGGCATGAGTTTCGGGAGCACGGTCAGCTTATGGTGATCCCGTGCGGGCTGACGCTGGGATCGCACATTACAGTCGTTGGGAAGCCACATTGGGCACACCCGGAGCAGGACCCGAAGATAGCATTGCTGAGAGAAGGGGATGAGAGTTTGATGGTGTCTCAGTTTATGATGGAGTTGCAGGGGCTGAAGACGGTGGATGGGGAGGACCCGCCGAGGATTCTGCATTTCAATCCAAGGTTGAAAGGGGATTTTAGTGGGAGGCCGGTAATCGAGCAGAATACGTGTTATAGGATGCAATGGGGGTCTGCAATGAGGTGTGAAGGGTGGAAGTCTAGGGCGGATGAAGAAACTGGTAGGCAAATTCTTTGGTGCTTCACATTTATCATTGCAGAGGTTACTTGTTTTGGTAGTTATCCTGTTGAAAACTGAATACAATTAACTACTTTACTGGGGAACATATGATATCTTACAATTTAATTTGACAAATTTCAACAAAAGAATTGCTTTTTGGCTTGTGATGTTTGTGTTTTTGATCAGCAATAACTTCTTACTGCACTTAATGCTTTTCTGTGATTTTGGCTGTCTCCAGCTTTGGGCAAATTACTTACATAATCTGTTGTTTCATTCCATTTTCTTGCTTCAATGACACTAAATTTTGGAGGACAATGATATCTATCACAAAAATTGCCAACTGAATTAATTGGCTGAATTTCCAAAATATCTACTTCTGATTTTTTCTATCACAGTGATTGTTAAAACCAAAGCAAGGACATTTTGGGCATTTTGCTCACTTGGGGAATGAATTTGGTCATCTATTTTGTGATAGATatcattattcattttaaaaggTCTGTAGTAGCTTTTAAGTTTATGAGTTCTTCAACCATGCATGTGGATGGATTGTTCTTATTTGCTGATTTTCAAGGTTTTTATGAAGTGGATGGACAggtaaaatgtgaaaaatggaTTCGTGATGATGACAATCACTCAGAAGAGTCAAAAACTATATGGTGGTTGAAAAGGCTGATAGGGAGAACAACAAAAGTGACTGTGGACTGGCCATACCCATTTGTAGAGGACAAGTTATTTGTTCTTACACTAGGTGCTGGCCTGGAAGGCTATCATGTCAATGTAGATGGAAGGCATGTCACTTCTTTTCCTTATCGCACTGTGAGTATCTCTGCTAAGTTAGCTGATAATGTGTAATTTATGATGAATGGGGATGGCTTCAAGATGCTTATGATGTTGGCAGGGATTCACACTTGAGGATGCAACGGGTTTAACTGTAAAAGGGGATGTTGATGTCCATTCTATATTCGCTGCCTCCTTGCCAACATCACATCCAAGTTTTGATCCACAGAGGCATCTGGAGATGCTGACTAAATGGCAGGCCCCACCTCTTCCTCATGGGCATGCAGAACTTTTCATTGGCATTCTTTCTGCAGGCAATCACTTTGCTGAGAGAATGGCTGTGAGGAAGTCCTGGATGCAGCACCCACTTGTCAAAACTTTAATAGTCATAGCTCGGTTTTTTGTGGCTCTGGTAAGGGCTGCAAAATGGtgtctctaaattttttgaCTGATTATATGTTGAGTAATTGCTtgtctataatttttaattttttttgacagCATGGTAGAAACGAGATAAATGTAGAGCTAATGAAAGAAGCAGAATTTTTTGGTGATATTGTCATCGTGCCATACATGGACAATTATGACCTTGTTGTACTGAAGACTGTTGCAATCTGTGAATATGGGGTGTGCGACTGGACAGTGCTTTAGAATCGCAACTTATCAGCTTTTTTGCCTGTGCTATTTACATGACACATTCATCACTGTCTTTGTTTCAGGTCCGTGAAGTGGCAGCAAACTATATTATGAAGTGTGATGATGATACGTTTGTAAGGATAGATGCTGTGATTAAAGAGGTGATGAAAGTCCGCAGTGGTGGAAGCCTATATGTGGGGAACATGAATTACTACCACAAGCCCCTACGTTATGGTAAATGGGCAGTAACTTATGAGGTATACTTTTGCAGTTTCTTCCTTGAGTTGCACAATTTTTTGAAGACTTGCCCACCTACATGCCTTGGCTGCCTCTTTTGAATTCAATACTTCCCACTTTAAACATGAAAGAAAATAGCAGATTAAATTGCAGTTTGTTATGAATTATTCTTCTTTGTAATTTGCTGTTTAAAGCTGAATTAAGTACTGTGGTGTTGGTGTTGGTTTTGTGTAGTTTTTACTTGAATATCCAAATAGTTAGCAATTTAGAGAGTTACAAATATATTGCATTTATTTATGGACCTTTTCCTAATGGCTTTCTGCATAGTTCTTATATAGTTGAAATTTCTTTGCCCTTCCATACAGATAATTGTTGTTCCagggaaaaatattatttttgtctgCCAGACCTgaaaagatgattttttttttttttgtaattctttttCATAATGCTCCGGatgattatttataaaatttgagatGTTGAAACTTGAAGGTCCTATTACTGTTAAGTTATTGTTTTAGATCCAATTAGtataaatttgatttatatttatttcctcAATAGTTGTAGCCAAGGCCCTACAAATGTCAACCCACCTTGAATTGAGCCAGACAAACTGACCTCAATTGAATGAGTTTGGCCTGCAGTTTGTAACATGGCAGAGAGGGAGGGAGGATAAGTAAAGGTGAAGAGACGAGAAAGAACATCAACATGTTGGTGACATTGATGACCTGTAACCTTACTTCAGTGCCATCATTTGCCCTGCATTCTGAGAAGTATAACGCActtcataaaatatattatgtcTGTAACTGTCTAGATGCCTGTCAGGTACTCATTCTGGTTGGATAATTTGAAAGAGGGATGAGGAAGAGAGTATCCATTAAAAGGGAGGAGATGGGAATAAGTAATGAATTGTAACCTTGTATCATTGTCATCACTTCCACTGCATTCTAAAACGCACAAACACTTAGATACATTTTTCTGTGTTGATGCCATTGCCCATTTTATACTTTGAAAGAGGGTGGGAGGGAGAGGGCAACCATCAAAGGCTAGGAGATGGGGAAGAACACGAAATTGTCTGTGACAATGAGGTTTTTGTGAGCTTGCTTCATTGCCATCACTTGGCCTTGCATTCTTAGAAGCATAAACACTTTGTACAGTATGTTTGTGTCTGTAAATGCCCCTTGGATACCTGTACTAGGTGCAAGGCTTGAAAGATGGTCTGAGCgttatatttatttagcatCTGGAACTTGGTAACATATAAGTTTGAATAAAACAACATGAGATGTAACGATAAAATAAGGATAATgcaaatatataactattattaCATTCTCTTATAAAATATTGAGTTTAGGAATTGTAAAACAGAATATCAATTTATTTGGGATCGACTTAAATACACAGCCAAAGGGTTATCAAAACACAGCCACAGGATTGGATTAGCTTATGAAGCTGATCTTTGTAAAGTTTGATGGTTTAGATATCAggaaaaataatgcaaaaaaGTAAACCAAATAAAAACATGAATCAGGATTTTCAGATGTTTAAGATCAACTTAAATATGGGCGTACACACATGCACGCCCATATTTTTTGATTGGTATTTTGGTCTCGCTATGTTCAATCCACCCTTTGCTAAGCCTAAGAAAAAGTTGGGTCCAGCtagaaaatgaatataatgaTAGATTGAAAGCCACGAGAGGTGAGAAATATAACCAGGATTCAATGGTTTTGGTAAGtcagggaaaaagaaaaacaaaaaatagaagacAATATATGTATCTCAAAGTTCAAGGATCTGTGTATATACAACCATTTATTCAATGGTACTTACCAATTTCTAGTACATGTATTCATTGTGTTTATATACCTGTGTATGCATGTGTGTATACTGCTGGCCTAGGGTTGTTTTAGGGTGGCTGAAACCCTGGACCAGACTAAGATCACTTTGGGTTGGTAATTTCTTGCCCTACTTGCTTGATCTTCATATTGTACTTGACCAAGTCTGATAAAAAGTTGGGTTGGGCTCTGGTTTTTTGGGCACAACCTACCTGATTTGTTGCCAATTCCTCTTGAAAGTAAGCCATTGTCAATTGGTCGTTCGGAGACATTTGATTTCCCTGCTGTCTATGTGTACTGAAGTTGGAATGTGGCTGTGACCTGTGAGAAGTTCGTTAACAGAGCTGAAGTTAGAAATTTGAGCTTGTGTGTATATGCTTAAACTTGTAACTCTTCCATGTAATTCACTCCAAATACATTCTCATCGGTGGCCCTGCATTTAAGCCAGCCAAACACAAATGAAACTTGTGGCTCGGATAGACTGACTTCTCTGATGCATGAATATTATACTACGCACAAAGAAGAGTGTTAActataattttcttcttctaacaaCTCATTTGAATTGAGGTCACGaatgattatttaatttcattttctttcttacgGTATTGTAGGAATGGCCAGAAGAAGCTTATCCGACCTATGCAAATGGCCCTGGTTACGTTGTGTCATCTGACATTGCTCAGTACATTGTATCTGAGTTTGAAAAGCATAATTTGAGAGTATgtatctccccccccccccccctccctctctctctctctctctctctgcacaCACGTTTGTCTGCGCTGGCATGCTCGTTCATGTTCATGTGGGTAAAATTCTCCGAAGTTTTGTGTCTTGAATTTTCTGAAGGCATTATGTTAGTTTATTTaagttagaattcatatagctgaCCTCTGATTATAACATAAAGGCGTGATATGTTGTATGatttgagtttattttaaaatggtGCAGTTGTTCAAGATGGAAGATGTGAGCATGGGGATGTGGGTGGAGCAGTTCAACAGTTCCAAGTCGGTCGAGTATTTGCACAATGTGAAGTTTTGCCAGTTTGGGTGCATCGACGATTATTTCACGGCACATTACCAGTCTCCTAGACAGATGATCTGTTTGTGGGACAAATTGAAATTCCATGGAAGAGCCCAGTGCTGCAACATGAGATGACAATGATAATGTGCAACTTTCTTGAAGGAATATAGAGAAATTTCAGACAAAAAAAGCCGAGGGGGTAAACCAGTTTTGCAGCCATAGCTTGTACATATTTAGCAATGTtaacattatttaaatatattggCCTCTTTTGTTCActttcaattcattcataatcCATTGTCTTCTCCCCCACCCCCCCCGCTTCTTCACTTGGGGCTGGAAGAACTACGCCTGAGGATTCTGTTCTTATTTATATAGTTCATCCTAAGTTTGGAAGGAAACTCATTGGATCAAACGTAGTGAAGTCTAGATAAGTAGCTGACCCAACATGGGTTTAGAGCTTGATGTGTCGTTCCTTTGTCCCTGGAAGATATTACTTATCTATGCCTTTGTTGCacggaaaaatatttttaatatgaaacgGAAATGTGGAAATATTTTCAATATGAGAAGGAAAtgtgaaaatgatatttttttaaaaagtttaaaaacggAAATGTAGGgtaaattatgattttaaaaatatagggatgtatgtgaaattaatttataatttatatgttatAAATAGTATATTAAGGTGTAAACCTTAGATTAGAATTGCATATAAAAGTGTTCTCTCTTTTGTTGAGAGAGACCCACGTTGCTCTTTGTCGGAGTGTTGTTTGCCCTCGCAATGGATTTGTCTCGTTTTCTTGTCGCTCGTCGTCAAGTGTCTATTGTCGCTACTTCCTTCGTCTCTGCCACTGTTGTCGCCTTTCTCGTGTCAACTTGTTGCCTCACATTTCTTGCCGCTTTGGCTATTATCTCGCTTTTTTCCTCGTCGCCAACCATCGTTGCATCCTCCGCTTTAGCCGTCGCCTTGTCTCTCAGTGGCTTGAGTTGTAGATTTGGTGACCTTTGTCTTCCCCGTTGTAAGTGAACGTGATCGCCGAAAATGCATTTCCACGcacaattttctataaattacAAAATCGTCTAAAACGTTTCACAATTTATAAAAACGACATAAAAACTATTTCGGGCCATCCTTACTATTTTCGTGCTTCATAGTCTGTGCCATACGTAGGCCGCCTCTTCTAATGTTCTAACTTGGTTGAACATTTCAATGGAAAAGTACTTTTTGGATTGCCTttggaattttcttttcattgcTTTGAAATCGAATTGGGGTTTAAACCGAAAATGGAGGAGGTCAACTGTCATGGGATAATGGTTGGATTGGGATTAAAGTCAAACTATTTAGGGCTAATGGTTGGATTGAGATTAAAGTTGAAGAGACATAATTTGTAAGGATTAGAATCCACCACACACCGTCTCTTATCTAGAATTCAGTTTAACCTattgttttttctctctctctctaccacTAGGAAACAATTACAAAAGGCAGTTTGGACAGGTTCTCTCTTTCCTCCCAATCCCTCTCGGATGGCCAAAAATCCTCTAAAAACCACCGAAGCCCTTGGTTTAAACCCCAACTCTTTTGGGTGGTCGGTGACCGTTGCAATTTTTTGTGGGCCCTAGGCATAAGCCTTAGTGGCCTATACCTTAAGCGGCCATGTTCTCCCATTGCCAACTGATGCCATATCTCTGAATGCTTGGAAAAGTTATCAGGAAATTCTGGAGCTTGCCATTGAAATGGGGGATAGGAATGATTATGGAATAGAATCAAATGATGCAGAATAATATGCAGGCAAGGCAAGCTTTCTAGACCACTATCCTGAGTCTCCCATTCAAGGTGGTGAGATAAAAGAAACAAGCTTTATATCATCAAAGTGATTCTCTCTTAGTGGAGGTGTTCAAAAGAAAGAACTTAGTTCCAgtcgaagagagagagagagagagagagagagcgaatTTTTTAGGGCTGTTAGTTTTCTATGCCCCATAAAGCTCCACTTTCTAAGCTGGATCACATCTCAACTCTGCTCATAGCCTGCTAAGTTGCTCCCACACCCATTAGTTTTGCAATTTTGGAACCCCAAAAAGGTGTCTATGTTCAGTGGTTTTGGAATTGTTTGCCCTTTGCCAAGAATAAGATAACCCGTATCAaggaatatttttgtaaattgattttcttaagtcttttgttcaaattttaactattatctcatttaaaaacataaattgtaagaaagatgattaattttatctttttataatttgcattcaATCCCGACTGTTGCTTGGTTGCCACCTTGAAATCAATCTTATATTGTATGATTATTAATGAAATCAAccttgaaaaaatatttgacacGTTACATCTACTTTTCTCTTGATATATTTTACTTCAAAATTTGAGAAAGTTAGAGATGATATTGTTGAAAATCTCATTCAATTTATAAGAATTCAATCTAGATAAAAGATAATACTATAAAGGGATATAAATATTTATCGttaaaaaacttttaaatattcACTTTTAACTCATTTTTGAGTATTAACTTAGCTGTCAAAAATTATATCGGAAGACAAAATACTACCAtcttaatcaaaaataaaaaagagagacaTGATATtcgtccaatttttttttttttcaattttacagAACTATTATTATACAACTTAAATTATGACTTTGGATCACAATCGATATAATCAACTATGACTGGGCAAGAGTTGGAGAAACGATAGAAATTCCCACCATATTTACAGTCTTACAGATGCAAAAAGGTACAGAGAGTTCCCCTCTCACTGGAGGATTGATCTCaacaagagaaggaagaaacccaaaaagaaaattcaaactCCCACCACTTTTATTTGCTTTCTGCAGTCTGCACCATCAATGGACCTTCTGTTTCTACAGCATGACCATAAACCATGCCAAACCGCACATCAACCAGGTCCCTGAGAGCAAAACCCAAAGAATAATTTCAATCTTTAAGTATAAGAGATCGAATCTCGTTAAAATTGTTAGTTTTAAGTTAGATGTTTAATATGAATGATAACGCGAGTTGGTGTTATGTTGAATCAgattaaattttgtgttttgttttatcTTAATTGCTCTTCGAATCGGATCTAAATGACAGTACCGATTCATACCAGCTTGCCATGGAAGCAAAACCAAGCTATTGCTCCAAGACGCAGCAAAGAAACACTCCGTCGTCATGTTGAGACCGCTCGGACAATTGCAGAGGAAGGAATTATCGTTCCCAGAATACCCACAAACTCCATTGCTTCTCTCACAGCTCGCACACATTCCCGGATAGTCATTATTGAAGTTAAACTTGTATTTCAGCGCCAGGCCGTAATTCCAGGTGCGAGGATCGTCGTTCTTGCCGTCGAAGCCATAGATTCCGGCGTACGAGCTGCACTGCAGCTTCTGCAGATCCATCTCAAACGCCGGCCCAAGATCTACCGGAGTGTAGACGCAGCAGCTGGAAACTGGCGTCTCAACTAGGCTCACGGCTTGGCACGAATTAAGCAGGTTACAAACCGGCGCGCCGGTAGGATCACAGCGCGGCGCGGCGCTGCCTCCGGAGCTGTAGACAGACGAAGTGGCAGAGCAGCCGAGCAGCGCGAAGATGGTGCTGTCGGCGAAGCTGAAGGGCGCGTCCCAGTCCAAGCCGAAGCCTTTGCTCGGGTTGGTGCACGAGCAGGTTGACATTGATGGATCAGTGATGTAGAGAACTTGATTTGGGTAATCAATGGAGGTCACCTGTATAGAGATGGGCATCATCGGATCCAAAGTACAGTTAGAATGAAATTTCTGTGATCATCATAAATATGTGCTAAATGCATATTTCTGTAAAAAAACAGTTTCTTTGTCGTATAATTTATGTGGGTATTTTGAGTTCCACCCTGAATACTAGTTACCGGGTAGCAGCCGGAATGGGTAGACAAGGTGAGCTGGTCCTGGCTGCAAGTTATATATTTTTGGAAGCGTGGGTCGCCGCAGCCGGCGGCGGAGCCGAATGGGTATTGCAGCGGCTGTTTGCCGCAGGTTTTGCGGCAGGTCTGGGAGGAGACACAGTAGGGGACAAGGATGAGAGAAATGGTGAAGATGGCAGCCATGGAAGAAGCTCTGAGCTTCATGTTTATGATCTCTCAAACTGGGGGAGAGTAGTGTGGCGTGATACTTATAATAGATGGGGCActgtattattaatatttaagataaacGTGACAGTGGTATCATTCATgtcataatattaataataactatataataataacacaaCAATTATGTTCTCAACTTTATATTTAGTGGGTAAGCCTttgatgagatgagatgagattaGATTGTTACTTTGAATTGACCAGTTGATCAGATTCGTTGGGCATTGGTGTCAATGATTGATTCTTCAGTGCCAATTGCTTGCCTGCTATCCATATATGAAAGACAAAAGCAGCACGAGAAGCTTCCTCATCAACCTTTTAGATCAGCATGTGCACCAACCATGTTCGATCCGCAATTCTGTGCATTTATTTGCCTCTGAGTGAGCATCGCCGGTTTTCAAATCTAATCTTATTTGCATTCGGATTTTCCCATTCATTGAATATTATCCTTTCTTtagaatattaaataaataaattccaaTCTCCCCGAATTCCTAGGACCATACCAATTCGATTTTCAAAGTATATATTTGATGAGGTTTAGAGGGCCGGGTCCATGATTTGTTCGTGCACGTGCTCTCTTTGAGATTTATTTGCTATCTTAAGGTAGTTTAGAAATTTGGGAGTTTAAATGTGTTTTATAATGAATTTTCTTGTAAAAGAAAAGGGCATGATTTAGTCATTTGGCAAATCATTTGGTGTTCAAGTTGATCATTATGCTCATAGATGATGCAatagtaatataataaatatagtACATGAATATTTGAATATAGTGTCTTTATAAAAggattttgtataataattttgattaagaGGACACTAAGTGGATGTTCATATGTGTCTAATTATGGGCCCAATTTGATTCCCCATAAGTTTTGGCTGGCCCTTAAACATTATGTTACAAAACCTTTTAGTCTTTTGAATCTTATTTCTCTTATAAcaaaattaagttattttgagatttttaatagtgttcattattaatattttatataaaatattttatggatagaaaaataaatattaatataaaatatttcacaccaaaaataagataaaaaatattttttcatattaaaattatttttaatatataaaatattttacatcgAAACAAACCCACTGGGCCTTGGAAGAAATCTGGCACGCTCAGGCCCAATTGTTGGCTCAATTCGAACATTTAGGCCCAATTGTTGTGGTTCCATTCCATATTGAAGGCGACCCGCAAAAACTTAAGAAGTTTGACTGATGTAAAAGATTGCAGCTTTGCCAATGTCGCGCACTGGTCTGCTCGTCGTGAGAAGCAGCTGCCAAAAGTGTGGATTTTTGGTAGCATATTCCGGTTTTGATCGGGAAAAGGTACCGTGAATGCCTCATCGTTTCTTTCCTGGTTCGACGTTTTGCAATCTTCTTCTCCATAGAATACTGGGTGATGCTTTTTCAATATTTATAGCATTCAGTAAATAAGTTCTATACTTCAAGATTGTGACGAATCTAAGGAGTCAGTGCCAGGATATTCTGTAAAGAGTAAAGACTATCATTATTGGCAGTTTAACTCTGTATTGAAGAGTTTGCTGGTTGCTTGCCAAGTGTTTGAAAGAATGCGTAGCAGAAACTCCTTTCACAGAATTCCAATGTAGGGTCTTTGCGTTTATAGATAACGTATCCATATACGTCTTGGAAAATCACAAAAAGGGATTCCTTTTCTTGCAATTCTTTGG is a window encoding:
- the LOC127789139 gene encoding hydroxyproline O-galactosyltransferase GALT6-like translates to MKRTKLESLVSVSRQRSIQVLIGLLFLYLLLMSLEIPLVLKAGLGFGSGEDEPTTYLRSQPIREQLAQGEAPNVDSFRFQARRSRSRSHRTSENRHVSGLVFDESAYVNASEDEFSELHKMARHAFNVGKNLWKEISSGKLRSELESKAENVSDSCKHSISMSGHEFREHGQLMVIPCGLTLGSHITVVGKPHWAHPEQDPKIALLREGDESLMVSQFMMELQGLKTVDGEDPPRILHFNPRLKGDFSGRPVIEQNTCYRMQWGSAMRCEGWKSRADEETVDGQVKCEKWIRDDDNHSEESKTIWWLKRLIGRTTKVTVDWPYPFVEDKLFVLTLGAGLEGYHVNVDGRHVTSFPYRTGFTLEDATGLTVKGDVDVHSIFAASLPTSHPSFDPQRHLEMLTKWQAPPLPHGHAELFIGILSAGNHFAERMAVRKSWMQHPLVKTLIVIARFFVALHGRNEINVELMKEAEFFGDIVIVPYMDNYDLVVLKTVAICEYGVREVAANYIMKCDDDTFVRIDAVIKEVMKVRSGGSLYVGNMNYYHKPLRYGKWAVTYEEWPEEAYPTYANGPGYVVSSDIAQYIVSEFEKHNLRLFKMEDVSMGMWVEQFNSSKSVEYLHNVKFCQFGCIDDYFTAHYQSPRQMICLWDKLKFHGRAQCCNMR
- the LOC127788891 gene encoding wall-associated receptor kinase 3; amino-acid sequence: MKLRASSMAAIFTISLILVPYCVSSQTCRKTCGKQPLQYPFGSAAGCGDPRFQKYITCSQDQLTLSTHSGCYPVTSIDYPNQVLYITDPSMSTCSCTNPSKGFGLDWDAPFSFADSTIFALLGCSATSSVYSSGGSAAPRCDPTGAPVCNLLNSCQAVSLVETPVSSCCVYTPVDLGPAFEMDLQKLQCSSYAGIYGFDGKNDDPRTWNYGLALKYKFNFNNDYPGMCASCERSNGVCGYSGNDNSFLCNCPSGLNMTTECFFAASWSNSLVLLPWQAGTWLMCGLAWFMVML